The DNA region TGGAGACCTGCTTCGCCGATCATCTGGAGGGGGTGGACCTGGATCAATTCCGACTCTGGTACAACGGGTACCGCTGGATGGGCGAGGCGGTCTACAATCCTTTTGATGTCCTGCTGTTTCTGCAAAAGGGCAAGGTTTATCGCAACTACTGGTTCGAGACCGGCAGCCCAAGCTTTCTGATCAAGTTGTTCCAGCAAAAGCGCTACTTTTTGCCGAACCTGGAAGGCATCGAGGTGGGCGAGGAGATTCTCAGTTCCTTCGACGTGGACCGGATCACGCCGGAGACTCTGCTTTTTCAGACTGGATACCTGACCATTGCCGAGAATCTGGCCCGCTATGGCGAACAGCGATACGTGCTCAGCGTGCCGAACAGGGAAGTGCGCATAGCCCTGAGCAATGCCCTGGTCACCGGATATACCCAGTTGGCCTCGGAAAAGTTCCAAATCAAGGATACTCTCCGCAACGCCTTGCTCGTTGCTGACTTCCCGGCCCTACGTGAAGTCATTCACCGCCTCTTCGCGGCAATCCCTTACCGGAACTTCACAAACACGGACCTGCTGGACTGCGAGGGCTACTACGCTTCGGTGCTCTACGCCTTTTTCGCCTCCCTGAACGCCCGGATCATCCCGGAGGACGTCACCAACAAAGGCCAGGCCGACTTGACCGTGATTCTGGACACGCATGTCTTCGTCATGGAGATCAAGCTGGTCCAGACCCCGGAAGTCGAAGGCAACCCGGCCTTGGAGCAGATCCGGGCCAAGGGCTGCAGCGAGAAATATCGCGACCAACCCGGGGTGACCGTATATGAAATGGGCCTCGTCTTCAGCCGGGCCGAGCGCAACCTGATCGCCCTGGATGGCCGGGAAGTATTGGGAGCTGCCGCGTCATCCTGACCGCCTCCTCCTCACCAGCCACGGCCGACGCCATCGCCAAATCCTTCACCCGCGCCCCCCGCGCCAGAATCGCCGAAATCCTGGAAACCCTGGCCGCCCTGGGCACGGCCCGGGAGGTGGAGGCGGGGCGGTTTATCGGGCAGTAAAAGATGCACGGGCTATCCAATAGCCCTCCCGATTTCTTGTCTTGATGAGCCGAGGCCGATCAAGGCCTTCATCATCAATTCCAACGAAACGGAAGGGTCTCCATGCTCGACCTTGGCAATCCGAGACTGGCTCGAACCGAGTGCTTCGGCCAATTTCGCCTGAGTCATCTTTTGCGCCTTCCGTTTTTGAACAATGATATCGGCCAAGGCCAGCTTCATATCAATAATTTCCAAGTCAGCCTGATCGAGATCAAGAAACTCATCCACATCCCCGACAACCCAGCCCTTTGATTGCAGTTTCTTCTTTTTTTCTGCTTCCATCACGCCCTCCATCATTCAGTCGTCATAAGCGGCGAGCCTCGCCTTGCAGAGATCAATTGTCGCCTTGAGCGTTCTTCGCGTTTTCTTTTGTTCCCAGTGAATAAGCACAATGCAGTCTACATCGATCCGATAGAAAAACCTCCAAGTGACATCTTCATCAACGACCCGCAACTCATGACACCGCTTGCCGATTGAAGGCATTGGCCTGCTGTGGGGTAGGGACAAACTTTGTCCGGATTGAAGCAGCCTCAAAAGATAGCCCGATTCTATCCTGGCTGAGTGCGACAAGGGTGGAGATTTCGGCACACTGGCCATCCAAGCCAAGGGCTTGTGCTTTTCATGCATGGCAACATGTTATGTCACATCGGACATTTTTTCAAGCAATAATCCATCCTTTTAAATCTCGTTGCATGTCACGAGCCCGTGTACGTCTTGCCAGCCACACCATCGCCTAAATCCGCCAGAATGACCGGAGCGGCCCCGATCATTGCCTGTCGGCTTTTTTATGAATCTGCTTTTCACTTCTTCCCTCTTCACGAATCACCGCCGACGCCATCGCCAAATCCTTCACCCGCGCCCCCCGCGCCAGAATCGTCGAAATCCTGGAAACCTGGAAACCCTGACCGCCCTGGGCACGGCCCGGGAGGTGGAGGCGGGGCGGTTTATCGGGCAGTAAGCCGCGCGGTAACTCAGAATGCGCCCACCTGGATTTCAATGGTCACTGGTTCGCTGATGTGGGCTCGGATGGAGTCTTTACGGAATTGTTCCATGGTGTACGGCATACGATTGCTTCCACTCCAAATGTCGTTTAATGGCTTCAACATTTGGTACGTTGGTTTCCCGAAGCCAGGGATGATTCAGAACCTGTTGACATTTCCAGAGTTGAACCGCCCGCTTCGCTCAGGGCACGAAGGTCGCGAAGAAGATTCCTCCCGTCGGTGAGGGGCAATGTTTTTTGAAAGCAGCTTTTTCCCTGCTTTCCTAAATTTTTACCTTGCCTGCCCGGTGAAACCGGGTACCCTTTCAGGGTGTTTCACTGGGGCGTACCCAGCGCCTTGAGTGACCAAACGGGAGCGGGCGGTTCGTTACTTCATCCGAGGTTGGCTTTATGTCCCGCTCTTTTGGTGATCACATTGGCTGCCGCATAAAGCCAACCTCAGTGCAACGCATAATGCTGACCTCGGCGTTTAGAAGGACCTGGTGGATGCTTCTTAATAGCCTGGAATAGTAGTATGAGTGCGGGTTTTTATTTCGGAAAATGCTTGCCAAGTCAGCAGGTGGTAAAGCCGGAAATTTTGGGGGGCGGAATTTTGTGAGTTCCGCATAATAACACTGTTCCCGCGACGCATCCGCGTCGCGGGAACGTGCCGGGGCTGACTGCGTCCAGTCGGTTGCCCTCGCCGCGGATGCCGCGTCGAGAACAACCGACTGGACCGGACTTCGGCCTGTCCTTCCGCAAGCGAGCTTGCTCCAGTACAGGCCGAAGCCGGTCAGCCCCGGCACGTTATCTGGAGATGTCATGAAGAAACTATCTTTGGTCAAAGATGACGGAGAAATACGTGAATATAGGTTAAACGATGGCCGGTTGGTTACTATTGATGTTTCAGATGATAGTGAATTGGTTGTGAAGGATCATAAAAATAATGAAATAGGGAAGATGAATTTTTCATATCGAGATGAAGATTTTCCAGGCGGTTCATCATATTATCACATTACTTGGATGTATTTGGACTTAAAGGACAGTTCATACCTTCATAAAGGAATTGGCAGAGAGGCGTTAACGCATTTTAAAGAAGTCTATGGTTTACCGATTAAAGCATCGGACAATGATGGGTTAAAAAAAGATGATGGTAGCCATCTTACAGGAGATGCTCCTACCTTTGTTGAAAAAATGCGTAATGAAGGTTTGATTGAACCAGTTTTCAGATAACAATTTTCTGCACCTGATCGGTGTTCCGCTGCCGCTCCACACCGTCAGGTGAGAAATACGTTCCCGCGACGCATCCGCGTCGCGGGAACGGGCCGGGGCTGACTGCGTCCATCCGGTTGCCCTCGCCGCGGAAGCCGCGTCGAGAACAACCGGCTGGACCGGACTTCGGCCTGTCCTTCCGCAAGCGAGCTTGCTCCAGAACAGGCCGAAGCCGGTCAGCCCCGGCCCGTTAGCTTTTCAATTAAGTTGAAAGATAAGAGAATGAGTAAAAAAATCGGTCGAAACGATCTTTGTCCTTGTGGATCGAATTTGAAATATAAAAAATGCTGTGCAAACAATTTAGAATTAAATAGTCCAGAATTTTTAGATAAAAAGCTATTTAATTATTTAAAAGAACATGGCATTGAGGAAAAAGATATTAATGAATTGAAATCTGGAAAGAAATCATTAAGTTCTTTTAATATTGATCTCGATAAAATTAAAGCAATTTACTCTTCAACAGGTCTATATGAAAGCATAAAAACTGAACGTGATGAAATTTTCCCACAGATAGATTTATATTTTCCTATAAAATTGATACCTGATAAAATTTATTACATAAATCGAAAAATTGATGATTTTGATAAAATTATTTGTTTTAATAAAGCATTAACTGATAATAAAAGGTTGATAAATGCAATTGGATGGAAGAAAAGACAAGATAAGCATAAAGAATATAATGAACTGATCGTTGAGATGTTTAGTAAAATTGCGCAACCTTTTAGCCTTGACTTGGTTCCATTCCCTGCATTTCCAGGATACATGGTCAAAGCTATTTGGAATGAAACCGAACAAGGTATTTTAAGATACAAAGGGCATTTATACAATGTGATTATTGATCGAATTGAATCAATTATTATTAATTTCAATAATATTCTTACAACGGCATGTATAATCCGTCAACTGATTGAAATAGTAATTAATTCAATTTTCAATAATTTTGTATTATTGGTCGCTTACCAAAAATTAAAGTTAGCTGTACTCCAAACTGGAGAAAATGTAATTGTTTTTGATATTTCATTCCCTGATTTTGTGCAAACGCTAAGTGATTGGCCTAAAGCTGGTGTCAAGAGATTAAACAGCAATATTAAGGATATAATGTCATTACATAAAGATAAGAAATACAACCCTCCTCAACTGAATAGAAAAGTATTAACTTATGATGAACGACTTAAATGGGCAAGACATACAATTCAAGGTGCTGATCAGCAGATTGTAATGAAGATAGGCTCATTGCATGAGTCTTTAGAAATATTACATGAACAATATTCATTTTTGAACGGTTTTGTCCATCCTTCTGCTCAGATTTTTCCAGTTGTTGCATATTATGAAAAAGCCGATGGTGGGTTTAATGATATTGATGTACAAGATTCTGTTCAAATTTCTGCTATTAAAACAATCTATAATAGCCTAAGACTGATTAAATACTATGTTTTCAATGAAGCATGGGACAAAATTGGTTCATTTGAAAAACTTGTTTCAGCTAAAGTGTCAAATCTTGTTGATTGCAAAATCGGATTGGTTGATACAATACAGAAACCAGAATGGTTTATTGATTCCGAAAAACGTAAATTGCCATAATATTAAACACAGTATAAAAGCTAACCAAACGCTCCAGCGGTTCGGTTTTGCTCCGCTATCGCTCCGCAAAACCGAACCGCTGAGCTTATCGTTCCCGCGACGCATCCGCGTCGCGGGAACGTGGCGGGGCTGACTGCGTCCAGCCGGTTGCCCTCGCCGCGGATGCCGCGTCGAGAACAACCGACTGGACCGGACTTCGGCCTGTCCTTCCGCAAGCGAGCTTGCTCCAGTACAGGCCGAAGCCGGTCAGCCCCGGCCCGTTAGCGTTTCAAGAGGATAAGTAATGAGCTTGGAAGATAAATTGTCCAGATGGACAGGGCCTTCGAGTGACACCGAACAGGAAAAACAGGATAGAACCGAGCGGATGATTCGGCAAGCTTTAGATTCACAACACGAACCATTCAATAATTGCTCATTTAAGGTTTATGCAAAGGGCTCTTACGCTAACAATACTAATGTGCGCTCAGACAGTGACGTAGATATCGCAGTAGAATGCACGGAAGTCCTTTACTGGGAGGAGGAAGAGCCGGGTATAAGTACTCCAGGAAAACCATATGAAGGCATTTGGACTCCAGCAAAACTTAGATCAGAACTTGTCGCTGCTTTGAAAGACACATTCCCCAATCAAGTCGATGCTACAGGATCGACAGCTATACAAGTAAACTCTAGCTCTTCACGCGTTGATGCCGATGTCGTTCCGTGTTTCAGCTACGAGTACTATATGAAATATGAGACGAGAAAAGGGACGAAAATATTCAAGACTGATGGTGGTGCTATCGTTAATTATCCTGCCCAGCAATTAGAGAACGGGATAGCTAAAAACAAGCGGACGGGCTACGCATACAAAAAGGGAGTGCGTTTATTAAAGCGCATTGAGAACGCGATGGCACAAGATGGTTCATTCCGGGAGTTACCATCCTATTTTATGGAGTGTCTAGCCTACAATTGTCCAGATTCAGAATTTGCTCATTCGACATGGACGGACTGTCTCCGCGGAATGCTTATCCATATTTGGGATCAGCTTCAGGGTGACGAACCATCTTCTGATCGGTGGGTTGAAGTAAACGGTTGTTATTACCTATTTCATCCAGGACAAAAATGGTCTCGCGCGGATGGTCGTGAGTTTGCTAATGCAGCTTGGAATTACCTTGGGTTTAGCTAATGCGCACTGTGACACTTAAAAGTTCGTTGTATCTACTGGTGGGAATTTCGGCGGTTGCATGGATTGCACTTGCCTACTTTAATGGGCTAGATTTATCAAAAGCTAAAGACTTTTTTAGACTTGTCCCGAAAGTGGTGACTATTGATCTTCTGGTAGTGGCAGTGTTCATTAAGTGGGGATGGAAATTTAAAATATTTAGAGGCTGGCTTGTCCCTTTTCCCAACTTGAACGGAAGTTGGGTGGGTTTAATATATTCAGATTGGAAAAATCCAGAGATAGGAGAAAAGCCACCTCCTATACCGGTAATGCTCACTGTAAATCAATCTTTTTTCCATATTAGCTGCATGATGTATACAAGCGAAATGGAAAGCTCATCCTATTCTGAGGGCTTTCTTATCGAACCGGATCGACAGATTAAGAACATAGCATATTCCTATACTAGCAAGCCTAGATTAAGTTTGAATGCGCGAAGTGTTCCGCATGATGGAACAGCAGTGTTCAAGATCATTGAAAAGCCGAAGCAAAAGCTAGTGGGCAGGTATTGGACGGAGAGATTAACAAAAGGTGAAATCGTTCTTCAGTATCACTCTAAAGAAATACTTGAGGAACTTCCGGAAGAGTTGGGTGAGCATCCCGTAAAGGAAGATGAAAATCGACGCTAACAATCGGCTG from Desulfonatronum sp. SC1 includes:
- a CDS encoding nucleotidyltransferase codes for the protein MSLEDKLSRWTGPSSDTEQEKQDRTERMIRQALDSQHEPFNNCSFKVYAKGSYANNTNVRSDSDVDIAVECTEVLYWEEEEPGISTPGKPYEGIWTPAKLRSELVAALKDTFPNQVDATGSTAIQVNSSSSRVDADVVPCFSYEYYMKYETRKGTKIFKTDGGAIVNYPAQQLENGIAKNKRTGYAYKKGVRLLKRIENAMAQDGSFRELPSYFMECLAYNCPDSEFAHSTWTDCLRGMLIHIWDQLQGDEPSSDRWVEVNGCYYLFHPGQKWSRADGREFANAAWNYLGFS
- a CDS encoding helix-turn-helix domain-containing protein yields the protein MEAEKKKKLQSKGWVVGDVDEFLDLDQADLEIIDMKLALADIIVQKRKAQKMTQAKLAEALGSSQSRIAKVEHGDPSVSLELMMKALIGLGSSRQEIGRAIG
- a CDS encoding YecA family protein yields the protein MSKKIGRNDLCPCGSNLKYKKCCANNLELNSPEFLDKKLFNYLKEHGIEEKDINELKSGKKSLSSFNIDLDKIKAIYSSTGLYESIKTERDEIFPQIDLYFPIKLIPDKIYYINRKIDDFDKIICFNKALTDNKRLINAIGWKKRQDKHKEYNELIVEMFSKIAQPFSLDLVPFPAFPGYMVKAIWNETEQGILRYKGHLYNVIIDRIESIIINFNNILTTACIIRQLIEIVINSIFNNFVLLVAYQKLKLAVLQTGENVIVFDISFPDFVQTLSDWPKAGVKRLNSNIKDIMSLHKDKKYNPPQLNRKVLTYDERLKWARHTIQGADQQIVMKIGSLHESLEILHEQYSFLNGFVHPSAQIFPVVAYYEKADGGFNDIDVQDSVQISAIKTIYNSLRLIKYYVFNEAWDKIGSFEKLVSAKVSNLVDCKIGLVDTIQKPEWFIDSEKRKLP
- a CDS encoding ATP-binding protein yields the protein MLHLPVGINTFSSIRTGGYVYVDKTGHVHRLVLKQGRYFLSRPRRFGKSLFLDTLLELFQGNEELFRGLYIHDKWDWSAVHPVIKIDFGEGGVRSREELDDKIREMLIVNQQRLGTACQFQSNSGCFSELIRLAHEQTGRRAVVLIDEYDKPILDNIENPDVAREIREGLRDIYSVMKARDAHIQCIFMTGVSKFSKVSLFSGLNNLEDLTIDSQYAAICGYTQQELETCFADHLEGVDLDQFRLWYNGYRWMGEAVYNPFDVLLFLQKGKVYRNYWFETGSPSFLIKLFQQKRYFLPNLEGIEVGEEILSSFDVDRITPETLLFQTGYLTIAENLARYGEQRYVLSVPNREVRIALSNALVTGYTQLASEKFQIKDTLRNALLVADFPALREVIHRLFAAIPYRNFTNTDLLDCEGYYASVLYAFFASLNARIIPEDVTNKGQADLTVILDTHVFVMEIKLVQTPEVEGNPALEQIRAKGCSEKYRDQPGVTVYEMGLVFSRAERNLIALDGREVLGAAASS
- a CDS encoding type II toxin-antitoxin system RelE/ParE family toxin, with amino-acid sequence MHEKHKPLAWMASVPKSPPLSHSARIESGYLLRLLQSGQSLSLPHSRPMPSIGKRCHELRVVDEDVTWRFFYRIDVDCIVLIHWEQKKTRRTLKATIDLCKARLAAYDD